The genomic DNA AACGAATAGGAGAACCCATTATAATTCCAAATAATTTATGAAATGATGATTCCTAATGTTTCCGATTAGAACTAGACATGAGGAGGATGTAAAGCTCCTCTCCACCACTACCTGCTGGCATTCCCTTGAGAATGGTCTCGATCCGACCCGAGCAAACCTTTTACCCGAATCCCCCTTGtcacagaaaaagaaaaactgtcCTGCAGGAGAAtgtcagaaaaaaaaatgtcagaCATCAGTTTCTCCTGGACTTTGGTTCTTCTATCTAAGGTCATGTAGCAGTAATTGAAACAAATCTGCAGCTGAGAACATTCCAGCCTTTCTCTATTATtacctagcattccaccttcgagtctaaatcgCCTAAGCGTTGCTACTGCACAGCGCGGTCCGATGCCTTTTGGTGGACATGATTTCCGAAAAGGAGTCCACCAGCTGCCCTGCTAGGCTGCTGGGGTCATCCACCATTGTCTGAACAAAGGTGTTCACCACCCTCCGCTCCTGCTCCGACGATCTGAGACTGAACCAAGTCAAGAATTTAAGCCTAAACTCCCGATCTATAAGGCCTCCGCACTCAAGTCTCCTGACCGTCTTCACACAGTACCCAAAGTTCTCATCCAAGCATCCCGACCCGTTGGAGATATGGCTTGGTGAGTTTGAACCATTTATTAGGGTGCTGTCTGAGTCATGAGCCTCCTCTTTCGTTATTGCCCTTTTCCTGCACATCTCGTCTCCAGAGTTGCCCCTACTTCCGAGAGAATGCACTGTGTTATGCATCCCAAGAACATCTTCTCCATCTCCAGAGTTCTCGAACAGAGGAGTGGCCTCCTCGTTGAGATCAGGCACAGAAGCAACATTCAGATCAAGACCGCATGAGACAGGTGGTGCCTGATCTTTTCCTGCACACTGAGCAGCCAATTTGATCATTGTCCTGCAGCACTTCTCTGTATCAGTGGTGCAGAATCCTTCTGGGTGGCCTCGTTGGTTTTGGCCACAAGCTGCTTGAAGAATGTTCTCAAGGTCACGAACCTTGAATCCTGAGGAGCCAACTGTGTTATTTGTAGACTTTAACTCAGCCCTCTCTTTGTTTCCGCTCATCGAGTGGGTTGAATTGGAGTGCCTGTGGAAGATCTCTGTGCTTCTTGTGAAACACTTTGCCTCAGAACGGCCCAAATCAGCCATCTCAGTAAAAGAGATTAAGCGAAAGGTGTACTCAGTGCAGGGCTGAAGATTGGATACAGAAATCCTCCTTTGATCTCTTGGGAAGACACAAGCAGGCTCTTTGCTGTATGTCTCTTCTTCGCTCTTGCAGTACCAGAGCTTGTAGCCCTTGATATCTTGAGATGAACCAGAGGAAGATGAGTCGATCAGAATGATTCCAACAGAAGACGGATTTACCTCCTCGAACAAGATCTTGCAGGAAGGAGGACCTGAATCCTCTGGCATGGACTTTGCCAACAATTCCTCCGCTTTCTCGATCCCAAGAGAGCAGAGCATCTGCACATCGTTGGCCACAAGGAGTCTGCTGACAATACCGCGGGCCATCTTCGCAGAGATGCCATTGATTGGACCCACCTCAGTCTCTAACTTGGCTTTTGCATCTGTCACGATCCCATGAAGAGCTTTGAACCTTGAAGTCCCATTCAGAAGCCTATAGCTCAAGTAGATCCGGTAGCAGAGGACGTCGAGATGGCGAGCATCCTTGGCTATGGCTAACTGCTTCTTCCACCATCTGGGAGAAATCAATAAAGCTAAAGGCTGAGAACCATTGGAAGAATCTatatttttcctctttttacTTGTTGGAATGCAACGTAATATCACCAAATAGAGTTCTAGTAAGTCATGTTGATTCCATGGTCGCTATATCTCCATTTATTCGTACCAAATATGATAACTGTATTTCTTGTATCCTAATTTGTATCTAATAAAGATGTGCCgttgaatctttttttttcccccccacTCTAATTTGTATCCAAACATAGTGTATGTATTTAGTGCAAGCAGCTGTTGGTTTCAACTAACAAAATAGATTTCTGACCATGTTACAAAATTACTGccccccctcccctccccctccATTTGGCTTTTCTTGCTCATCCGAAGGTTTAACCTAAATCATACCGACCCTCTTCTTATAGATCTGCTCCTGCTTATCTCAAGTAGTCAATATGTTAGAAACATAAGAAACAAATGTACACAAACTTGGACTCGCAGAACTCTTCGTAAAGCTGCCAGGAAAAGGAGGCACCCTGTAGCATCTATAAAAGTGTATAAGGACTCTCTCTCATGAGGAAGCTTTTCCTAGATTCCAATTTGTAAGCATTTGTCTAAAACATGTGTTTTTCATGCAATGTGACTTGGCATTTCTGACAATTATAATCGAACTCAACATAGACAATACACCTACTGTACGTAGATAGCAGCAGaaatttggaggaagaaaaCTTTCAGCAAGTCATAACGTACAAAATACACACTCACCTGAGAATCCCATAAACTTTACCGCAGGAAGCACAGCAATAACTTCCATCAAGTGTCATCAACTGACCGAGATTGACGACCCCAGCCTTCTCACGTTGAAGAGCACACTCAATGTGACAGGAGAATCCACATGTGTCTTCCTCCTCATCTTCTGATGAGCACACCAACCAGAGACTCGGATCCTTATTGTCATCAAATGAGTGACAGATGTAACAAGAACACCTTCTACAGAATGCGTCCTCCGGGGATAAAAGACCTCTGCAAGCTGAGTTTTTACAGATAAACGACTTTGAGTACCCAAGATCACGACTGTGCTCAGGAGCCAGTGGAATCCTGATGGGATGTTCCCCTTTTCTGTTTTGCTTCTTGGAAGAAGGTTGACTTGGGGGACTATTAGAAGCTTTTCTGGACTCCTGCTTCTTGGTAGTCTTGTTGTTGCTTGGCTTTGAGGGctctctcattttgctcttAGATGAAGCCGGATTTTTCTTGTCCTTGTCCTTGTTTGAAGAAGCTCGAAGCAGTT from Punica granatum isolate Tunisia-2019 chromosome 2, ASM765513v2, whole genome shotgun sequence includes the following:
- the LOC116195322 gene encoding VIN3-like protein 1 isoform X2; this translates as MELEDKFLLKGIRSLSSSVQSTPEKNGHSDDASRSPELLQEFLKSGLRKELLRASSNKDKDKKNPASSKSKMREPSKPSNNKTTKKQESRKASNSPPSQPSSKKQNRKGEHPIRIPLAPEHSRDLGYSKSFICKNSACRGLLSPEDAFCRRCSCYICHSFDDNKDPSLWLVCSSEDEEEDTCGFSCHIECALQREKAGVVNLGQLMTLDGSYCCASCGKVYGILRWWKKQLAIAKDARHLDVLCYRIYLSYRLLNGTSRFKALHGIVTDAKAKLETEVGPINGISAKMARGIVSRLLVANDVQMLCSLGIEKAEELLAKSMPEDSGPPSCKILFEEVNPSSVGIILIDSSSSGSSQDIKGYKLWYCKSEEETYSKEPACVFPRDQRRISVSNLQPCTEYTFRLISFTEMADLGRSEAKCFTRSTEIFHRHSNSTHSMSGNKERAELKSTNNTVGSSGFKVRDLENILQAACGQNQRGHPEGFCTTDTEKCCRTMIKLAAQCAGKDQAPPVSCGLDLNVASVPDLNEEATPLFENSGDGEDVLGMHNTVHSLGSRGNSGDEMCRKRAITKEEAHDSDSTLINGSNSPSHISNGSGCLDENFGYCVKTVRRLECGGLIDREFRLKFLTWFSLRSSEQERRVVNTFVQTMVDDPSSLAGQLVDSFSEIMSTKRHRTALCSSNA
- the LOC116195322 gene encoding VIN3-like protein 1 isoform X1 yields the protein MELEDKFLLKGMGIRSLSSSVQSTPEKNGHSDDASRSPELLQEFLKSGLRKELLRASSNKDKDKKNPASSKSKMREPSKPSNNKTTKKQESRKASNSPPSQPSSKKQNRKGEHPIRIPLAPEHSRDLGYSKSFICKNSACRGLLSPEDAFCRRCSCYICHSFDDNKDPSLWLVCSSEDEEEDTCGFSCHIECALQREKAGVVNLGQLMTLDGSYCCASCGKVYGILRWWKKQLAIAKDARHLDVLCYRIYLSYRLLNGTSRFKALHGIVTDAKAKLETEVGPINGISAKMARGIVSRLLVANDVQMLCSLGIEKAEELLAKSMPEDSGPPSCKILFEEVNPSSVGIILIDSSSSGSSQDIKGYKLWYCKSEEETYSKEPACVFPRDQRRISVSNLQPCTEYTFRLISFTEMADLGRSEAKCFTRSTEIFHRHSNSTHSMSGNKERAELKSTNNTVGSSGFKVRDLENILQAACGQNQRGHPEGFCTTDTEKCCRTMIKLAAQCAGKDQAPPVSCGLDLNVASVPDLNEEATPLFENSGDGEDVLGMHNTVHSLGSRGNSGDEMCRKRAITKEEAHDSDSTLINGSNSPSHISNGSGCLDENFGYCVKTVRRLECGGLIDREFRLKFLTWFSLRSSEQERRVVNTFVQTMVDDPSSLAGQLVDSFSEIMSTKRHRTALCSSNA